A segment of the Deltaproteobacteria bacterium genome:
AATGGCATCGAGAATCGTGCGCGAGTCAATCCGCGAAGACACTTGGAAAGATACCCGCGCGGGAAAGTTCGCCTTGATCAAACCGGTAATGACATCGACTGACGGTCGCTGTGTCGCAAGGATGAGATGAATTCCCGCCGCGCGTCCCATCTGCGCTAAGCGTGTAATCGGCTCTTCAATATCACGACCAACGGTCAACATCAGGTCAGCAAGCTCGTCAACAATCACCACTAAATACGGCAACCGCTGATGCACGAAGGGCTCGGCTTTCGCAGCCTTCTCCCCGAGTGCTTCATCATCACCCCCTTCCTCAACAATCTCGGTAAGCTTTATCGCCCCTTTGGCATTCGGCTCTCCAGCTTCGATCACGCGATTGTACGCCGCAATGTTGCGCACGCCTTTATCTTTCAGGAGTTTGTAGCGGTACTCCATACGGCGCACAACTTCTTGCAGCGCCGCTCCGGCTTCTTTGGGGTTCGTGATCACATGCGACAATTGATGCGGCAGTTCTTCGTAGAGTGAAAGTTCAAGCATTTTGGGGTCGATCATGATAAAGCGCACGTCGCGCGGCGTCGCCCGATACAGCAGGCTCATGATCATCACGTTTAGTGATACTGACTTTCCAGTACCGGTCGCTCCAGCCACCAAAAGATGCGGCATACGGGCAATATCGGCGACCACAGGATTTCCCACCGTGTCTTTGCCAAGGGCCAGGGTCAGTGGCGAATCAGACTGTTGAAACCCTGGGCTCTCGACAATCTCACGCATACAAACTTTTTCACGTTTGGGATTGGAGACCTCAATACCCACGACAGCTTTCCCTGGAATGGGCGCCAGGATACGCACCGACACTGCCCGTAAGGCCATCTGTAAATCGTCCGCTAAGGAGACAACACGATTGACCTTCACCCCAGGTGCAGGCTCAAACTCATAGGTGGTAATCACTGGGCCTGGACGTACGGCAACGACCTTTCCCTCAACGCCAAAATCCCCGAGCTTACTCTCAAGGATGCGAGAACTCGCATGCAATGCATCTTCATCAACTTTCACTGCTAACCGTACGGGCGGATCAATGAGCGATACTGCTGGAAGAACGTACGGTCTGCCATTTGCAGTCACGGCTTCACTGAAAGTTTTTACTGGAGCGGGTTTAGCACGTTCGGTTTTGGCAACTGCAAGAGGCGGAGGTGCCGGTTCGGCAATAATAATCGGAGGGAGAGAATCTTCCTCATCCTCCTCGTCTAAAAGCAACGCTGGAGGTGCCTTCTTGGTAGCTGATTCTTTGCGACTCGGGCGCTTTGGCGACGGTAGGAGGTCAAGCTCAGGATCAGGGAGTTCCGGTCGTTCCCACGTCAGACGTGGAAGCAGTCCTTCAAACCACGTGAATACAGAGCGCAATCGTCCGGGAAGGGCAGAGAATTTGCCTATAAGCGCATAACTCGAAGCGAAGACCCCAGCTCCAGTGTCGGATAGAGACACCCGCGTCATGCCCATGAACGACATGAGCAACATGGGGACAAGCAAAAGGTGAGCACCGATGACATTGAGCCCAGTGCGCAAATGCAGGGCAAGAAACCCACCAATCCACCCGCCAGCTTCAACGACCGGGCGTTGCCCTCCCCAAAGCGCCAGCAACGCAGCCGCTGTCACCAGAAAGACTCCAAAGGATAACAATTGCGAGAGAAAAGCAGGACATTGCCACTGGTGGAGCAAAACTCCAGCAAAATACAACAACGACAGGGGCAAGAGATAACACGCCTGGCCAAAAGCCGGGCATAACAAGTCCGCAAATAGATGACCGATCAGCCCAACAGCATTACTGTTTGC
Coding sequences within it:
- a CDS encoding DNA translocase FtsK, encoding MAVGRKPQPEEQPFGGEVIGVANIALAIFFTLAFYSYQAGQANSNAVGLIGHLFADLLCPAFGQACYLLPLSLLYFAGVLLHQWQCPAFLSQLLSFGVFLVTAAALLALWGGQRPVVEAGGWIGGFLALHLRTGLNVIGAHLLLVPMLLMSFMGMTRVSLSDTGAGVFASSYALIGKFSALPGRLRSVFTWFEGLLPRLTWERPELPDPELDLLPSPKRPSRKESATKKAPPALLLDEEDEEDSLPPIIIAEPAPPPLAVAKTERAKPAPVKTFSEAVTANGRPYVLPAVSLIDPPVRLAVKVDEDALHASSRILESKLGDFGVEGKVVAVRPGPVITTYEFEPAPGVKVNRVVSLADDLQMALRAVSVRILAPIPGKAVVGIEVSNPKREKVCMREIVESPGFQQSDSPLTLALGKDTVGNPVVADIARMPHLLVAGATGTGKSVSLNVMIMSLLYRATPRDVRFIMIDPKMLELSLYEELPHQLSHVITNPKEAGAALQEVVRRMEYRYKLLKDKGVRNIAAYNRVIEAGEPNAKGAIKLTEIVEEGGDDEALGEKAAKAEPFVHQRLPYLVVIVDELADLMLTVGRDIEEPITRLAQMGRAAGIHLILATQRPSVDVITGLIKANFPARVSFQVSSRIDSRTILDAIGAERLLGEGDMLFLPPGSAKPQRIHGAFISEAEIRKVVTAIKKQGKPVYDSEFVAALEKARSTKGADGSMEEDDYDEMYEQARELVMESRQASISWLQRRLRVGYNRAARMIERMEREGLVAPAAEAGKPREVLVRASGGRE